The proteins below are encoded in one region of Zingiber officinale cultivar Zhangliang unplaced genomic scaffold, Zo_v1.1 ctg226, whole genome shotgun sequence:
- the LOC122036934 gene encoding lysine histidine transporter 1-like — protein sequence MGTQGQSPPENYDSRQNQSEKEKEKEKAIDDWLPITSSRNAKWWYSAFHNVTAMVGAGVLSLPYAMSELGWGPGIAVMVISWIVTLYTLWQMVEMHEMVPGKRFDRYHELGQYAFGEKLGLYIVVPQQLIVEVGVCIVYMVTGGRSLKKFHDVVCSDCKQIKLTFFIMIFASVHFVLSQLPNFNSISGISLAAAVMSFSYSTIAWVASVDKGKQEHVEYGYKSDTQERTVMRFLAALGDVAFAYAGHNVVLEIQATIPSTPEKPSKKPMWKGVIVAYIVVALCYFPVAFVGYWAFGNGVEDNILVSLSRPHWLIAMANMMVVVHVIGSYQIYAMPVFDMMETVLVKRLRFPPGLTLRLITRSAYVAFTMFVGITFPFFGGLLSFFGGFAFAPTTYFLPCIMWLAIYKPRRFSLS from the exons agcgagaaggagaaggagaaggaaaaggCGATCGACGACTGGCTTCCCATCACATCCTCCCGCAACGCCAAGTGGTGGTACTCCGCCTTCCACAATGTCACTGCCATGGTCGGAGCTGGCGTCCTCAGTTTGCCTTACGCCATGTCCGAACTCGGATG GGGGCCTGGGATCGCCGTGATGGTCATTTCATGGATCGTGACCTTGTACACACTGTGGCAAATGGTGGAGATGCACGAGATGGTTCCCGGGAAGCGATTCGATCGGTACCACGAGTTGGGACAATATGCTTTCGGCGAGAAGCTAGGCCTTTACATCGTCGTTCCCCAGCAGCTGATTGTGGAAGTCGGCGTCTGCATCGTCTACATGGTCACCGGCGGCAGATCCCTCAAGAAGTTCCACGACGTCGTCTGCTCTGACTGCAAGCAGATCAAGCTCACCTTTTTCATCATGATCTTCGCCTCTGTGCACTTTGTCCTCTCGCAGCTTCCCAACTTCAACTCTATTTCTGGGATATCTTTGGCCGCCGCTGTTATGTCTTTCAG TTATTCTACCATTGCATGGGTGGCTTCGGTGGACAAGGGGAAGCAAGAGCATGTGGAATACGGTTACAAATCTGATACACAAGAAAGGACTGTGATGAGGTTCCTGGCGGCGCTGGGAGATGTGGCCTTCGCGTACGCCGGCCACAACGTGGTGCTGGAAATCCAAGCCACCATTCCTTCCACTCCCGAGAAGCCTTCCAAGAAGCCGATGTGGAAGGGCGTGATCGTCGCCTACATCGTCGTCGCCCTCTGCTACTTCCCTGTGGCTTTCGTCGGCTACTGGGCCTTCGGCAATGGAGTCGAGGACAACATCCTGGTCTCTCTAAGCAGACCGCACTGGCTAATTGCCATGGCCAACATGATGGTCGTCGTTCACGTGATCGGAAGCTACCAG ATCTACGCGATGCCTGTGTTCGACATGATGGAGACGGTGCTGGTCAAAAGGCTTCGCTTTCCTCCTGGTCTAACTCTTCGCCTGATAACACGAAGTGCTTATGTCG CATTCACCATGTTCGTCGGCATAACCTTCCCCTTCTTCGGCGGACTACTCTCTTTCTTCGGCGGATTCGCGTTCGCCCCGACCACATACTTC CTTCCTTGCATCATGTGGCTTGCTATTTACAAACCCAGAAGGTTTAGCTTATCTTAG